The following proteins are encoded in a genomic region of Thioflexithrix psekupsensis:
- the trmB gene encoding tRNA (guanosine(46)-N7)-methyltransferase TrmB, with translation MENIREIRSFVRRNSRTTDAQRRALQHFWSQYGIDYQEQILDLNAEFQRTAPKHIEIGFGRGDALHYFACHYPECDFLGIDIHLPGAGRLLQQLSDDALSNVRVMTEDAVKILTHCIAPNSIERFYVLFPDPWPKKRHLKRRLIQADFVALIASRLKVNGEFYLATDWEDYAYQMLNVLEANACFQNKLAPRCFLPRWRVDRPLTKFEQRGQRLGHGVWDLCYVKREKNWVEK, from the coding sequence ATGGAAAATATCCGTGAAATTCGCAGTTTTGTGCGTCGCAATAGCAGAACCACCGATGCCCAACGACGTGCTTTACAACATTTTTGGTCGCAATATGGCATTGATTATCAAGAACAAATTCTTGATCTCAATGCCGAATTTCAACGCACCGCGCCTAAACATATAGAAATCGGTTTCGGACGCGGTGATGCGTTACATTATTTTGCTTGTCATTATCCTGAATGTGATTTTTTGGGGATTGATATTCATTTGCCCGGTGCAGGGCGTTTGTTGCAGCAATTAAGTGATGATGCTTTGTCGAATGTGCGTGTAATGACCGAAGATGCCGTGAAAATATTAACCCATTGCATTGCACCTAATAGTATTGAACGATTTTATGTGTTATTTCCCGATCCATGGCCGAAAAAAAGACATCTTAAACGGCGTTTAATTCAAGCTGATTTTGTTGCCTTAATTGCCAGTCGTTTAAAAGTGAATGGTGAGTTTTATTTGGCGACGGATTGGGAAGATTATGCGTATCAAATGCTGAATGTTTTAGAAGCGAATGCGTGTTTTCAAAATAAACTGGCACCGCGTTGTTTTTTGCCGCGTTGGCGGGTGGATCGTCCTTTGACCAAATTTGAACAACGAGGACAACGTTTGGGACATGGCGTGTGGGATTTGTGTTATGTCAAGCGTGAGAAAAATTGGGTAGAAAAGTAA
- the glgX gene encoding glycogen debranching protein GlgX, with protein MNTIYNLEIQRGYPLPLGATLLPNGVNFAVFSSSASSVSLVLFAPREYRSEFRREIRLRSRIHRTGHIWHVFVAGIGIDWEYAYHVAYDPNHAPSFLHLEREQLLLDPYAKLIQGRPEWSVPQQASRRRIFASGVRRGVVVADHYAWEADRPLHRPYAETVIYELHVRGFTRHPSAQVNAKAGTFAALTEKIPYLQQLGVTAVELLPIHEFDEAENPRRNPQNGAFLANYWGYSSINWFAPKLSYADNPQQVLNELKSMVKAFHCAGIEVFLDVVFNHTAEGDQHGVTFSLKGFDNEVYYLLTKDKTAYLNYSGCGNTINANHPVVSDLIIDCLRYWVLEMHIDGFRFDLASILCRGQQGEVLPLPPLIQRIAQDPILAQTKLIAEAWDAAGLYQVGQFPCPQRWAEWNGRFRDDIRRFLKGDGGQIMGLKNRLMGSPDLYHAPWRSINFITSHDGFTLHDLVSYNQKYNEANGENNQDGDSHNNSWNCGQEGETINTRIIQLRQRQMKNFLALLFLSQGTPMLVAGDECGRTQLGNNNAYCQDNEISWFHWQLVEKNADLWRFCQQLILLRRHETLFQQNQFLSEHHRHVPHVQWHGVKLSCPDWSWESRSLALQLRSDEGYYAAHYYLIINAFWDNLTFELPPLPSRQSWYRFIDTYLSAPEDIAASLQETVRLTQQDHYAVSGRSVVLLVARTE; from the coding sequence ATGAATACTATTTATAACTTAGAAATTCAGCGGGGTTATCCCTTACCTTTAGGCGCAACGTTATTGCCAAATGGGGTTAATTTTGCTGTTTTTTCTAGTTCGGCCAGCAGTGTTTCATTAGTGTTGTTTGCCCCTAGAGAATATCGTTCTGAATTTCGTCGTGAAATTCGCTTGCGTTCTCGCATTCATCGCACAGGTCACATTTGGCATGTTTTTGTAGCAGGCATTGGTATTGATTGGGAATATGCTTATCACGTGGCTTATGACCCGAATCATGCGCCTTCATTTTTGCATTTGGAACGGGAACAATTACTGCTCGATCCTTATGCCAAATTAATTCAAGGTCGCCCAGAATGGTCTGTACCTCAACAAGCCTCGCGTCGCCGCATTTTTGCCAGCGGCGTGCGGCGTGGCGTGGTCGTCGCCGACCATTATGCGTGGGAAGCTGATCGTCCGCTTCATCGCCCTTATGCCGAAACCGTTATTTATGAATTACATGTGCGCGGCTTCACCCGACACCCCAGCGCGCAGGTTAATGCAAAAGCAGGCACTTTTGCCGCTTTAACCGAAAAAATCCCCTATTTACAACAATTAGGCGTGACCGCGGTTGAATTATTACCCATTCACGAATTTGACGAAGCTGAAAATCCACGCCGCAATCCGCAGAATGGCGCATTTTTAGCGAATTATTGGGGATATAGTTCTATTAATTGGTTTGCACCTAAATTGAGTTATGCCGACAATCCACAACAGGTATTAAACGAACTTAAAAGTATGGTTAAAGCCTTTCATTGTGCGGGCATTGAAGTTTTTTTAGATGTGGTTTTTAACCATACGGCTGAAGGAGATCAACACGGTGTCACGTTTTCTTTAAAAGGATTTGATAACGAAGTTTATTATTTACTGACTAAAGACAAAACGGCTTATTTAAATTATTCAGGTTGTGGCAATACTATTAATGCCAATCATCCTGTCGTGAGCGATTTAATTATTGATTGTTTGCGTTATTGGGTATTGGAAATGCACATTGATGGTTTTCGCTTTGATTTAGCCTCTATTCTTTGTCGCGGTCAGCAGGGAGAAGTGTTGCCTTTACCGCCTTTAATTCAGCGTATTGCACAAGACCCTATTTTGGCACAAACTAAGTTAATTGCTGAAGCGTGGGATGCGGCAGGATTATATCAAGTGGGACAATTTCCTTGCCCACAACGTTGGGCAGAATGGAATGGTCGCTTTAGAGATGACATTAGACGTTTTCTTAAAGGCGATGGGGGGCAGATTATGGGTTTAAAAAATCGCCTGATGGGCAGTCCTGACTTATATCATGCGCCATGGCGCAGTATTAATTTTATTACTTCTCACGATGGTTTTACTCTTCATGATTTGGTCAGTTATAATCAAAAATATAACGAAGCTAATGGTGAAAATAATCAAGATGGCGATTCGCACAATAACAGTTGGAATTGCGGCCAAGAAGGAGAAACAATTAATACTCGCATTATACAATTACGGCAGCGACAAATGAAGAATTTTTTAGCCCTGTTATTTCTTTCGCAAGGCACGCCCATGTTAGTGGCCGGAGATGAATGCGGGCGCACGCAATTAGGCAATAATAATGCGTATTGTCAAGACAATGAAATCAGTTGGTTTCATTGGCAATTGGTCGAAAAAAATGCCGATTTATGGCGTTTTTGTCAACAATTAATTCTCTTACGCCGTCATGAAACATTATTTCAACAGAATCAATTTTTATCTGAACATCATCGCCATGTTCCTCATGTGCAGTGGCATGGGGTTAAATTATCTTGTCCTGATTGGTCTTGGGAGTCGCGTTCTTTAGCGTTACAATTGCGTTCTGATGAAGGTTATTATGCGGCACATTATTACTTAATTATTAATGCGTTTTGGGATAATTTAACTTTTGAATTGCCGCCTTTACCTTCTCGACAATCGTGGTATCGTTTTATTGATACTTATTTAAGTGCGCCAGAAGATATTGCGGCTTCTTTACAAGAAACGGTTCGTTTAACGCAACAAGATCATTATGCGGTATCTGGCCGTTCGGTGGTGTTGTTGGTGGCGCGGACGGAGTAA
- a CDS encoding ribosome modulation factor — MSKDSIDTRLQLDTPERIDFANHVLRVLRYVIATIQLEKRKQWSSQDLIDLLDKMMLEIAQGITEEDKIREHRLRMGLHAFKQGMSRDKNPYPTDSQEHSWWDTGWRDGERAAKKAQLKPVPEIAAEHRQKPRCYYRVQLQDQSGTVEWSAALHMYVAAGGGTLYDDYDEAESLTRHLQQMAKTGVVSLLVVEANTEKN; from the coding sequence ATGTCAAAAGATTCAATAGACACTCGCCTGCAATTAGACACACCAGAGCGTATTGATTTTGCTAATCATGTTTTGCGAGTTTTGCGTTATGTCATTGCCACCATTCAATTGGAAAAACGCAAACAATGGAGCAGCCAAGATTTAATTGATTTATTAGACAAAATGATGCTAGAAATTGCACAAGGCATTACCGAAGAAGATAAAATTCGAGAACATCGCTTGCGCATGGGGTTGCACGCATTTAAGCAGGGCATGAGTCGAGATAAAAACCCTTATCCCACTGATTCTCAAGAACATTCATGGTGGGATACGGGATGGCGTGATGGTGAGCGCGCCGCTAAAAAAGCCCAGTTAAAACCCGTCCCCGAAATCGCCGCAGAACATCGACAAAAACCGCGCTGTTATTACCGTGTTCAGCTTCAAGATCAATCAGGTACAGTCGAATGGAGTGCCGCATTACACATGTATGTGGCGGCGGGCGGCGGCACACTTTACGATGATTACGACGAAGCCGAAAGTTTAACTCGTCATCTGCAACAAATGGCTAAAACAGGTGTGGTTTCTCTACTGGTTGTAGAAGCCAATACTGAGAAAAATTAA
- a CDS encoding DNA-binding domain-containing protein: MNAPSELKQLQENFADLIWNFSVEKADDFSDSALTAESANGLMIYRNSIFGLLSDALSRIYPVVQRLVGERFFYVMAKHYVQHYPSYSGDLHEYGAFFNTFITHYSPAQSLIYLPDVARLEWAWHCAFHAADSDALQIEALAQIPVDQSASLRFHLHPSAHLLASDYPIQRIWQVNQDHYQGDKHVDLAQGGDLLLILRRNFLIELHRLSPAEFTLLSALQNGKTFEQTCEQTLAVNKHFHLSHYLYYFIQNNTITAFSHD; the protein is encoded by the coding sequence ATGAACGCACCCAGTGAATTAAAACAATTACAAGAAAATTTTGCCGATTTGATCTGGAATTTTTCAGTCGAAAAAGCCGATGATTTTTCTGACTCTGCCTTAACCGCAGAAAGTGCAAATGGATTAATGATTTATCGCAATAGTATTTTTGGTCTATTAAGCGATGCGTTAAGCCGCATTTATCCTGTGGTGCAACGATTGGTGGGCGAGCGTTTTTTTTACGTGATGGCTAAACACTATGTGCAGCATTATCCGTCTTATTCTGGCGATTTACACGAATATGGTGCGTTTTTTAACACATTTATTACCCATTATTCTCCTGCACAATCACTGATTTATTTACCTGATGTGGCGCGTTTAGAATGGGCGTGGCATTGTGCTTTTCATGCGGCGGATTCTGATGCTCTTCAAATAGAAGCATTGGCACAAATTCCTGTTGACCAATCGGCATCATTACGCTTTCATTTACATCCATCGGCGCATTTATTGGCTTCTGATTATCCCATTCAACGTATTTGGCAAGTGAATCAAGACCATTATCAAGGCGATAAACACGTTGATTTGGCGCAAGGGGGGGATTTATTATTAATTTTGAGACGAAATTTTTTAATCGAATTGCATCGATTATCTCCAGCAGAATTTACCTTACTTTCTGCATTGCAAAATGGAAAAACTTTTGAACAAACCTGTGAACAAACATTAGCCGTCAATAAGCATTTTCATTTAAGCCATTATTTATACTATTTTATACAAAATAATACCATCACTGCTTTTTCCCACGATTAA
- a CDS encoding DUF692 domain-containing protein, translating into MNSIFFPLKAGIGLRSVHYQALLETRPAVGWLEAHSENYFSAGGATLRWLTRLRELYPLSLHGVGLSLGSTDQFAVSHLEKLKQLIARFEPVLVSEHLSWSSVNQRFFNELLPLPYNESTLAYLSQRIDQVQHYLGRQLLIENVSSYIQFKASTMPEWVFIRELVQRTGCGVLLDINNVYVNAFNHGFNPETYLAAIPSDAVKEFHLVGFENHHESLLIDTHSRTVADGVWEWYQKALTYFGDIPTIIEWDNDIPELKQLVNEAEKADNYRKIYHERTQ; encoded by the coding sequence GTGAATTCAATTTTTTTTCCATTAAAAGCAGGGATTGGTTTGCGTTCGGTGCATTATCAGGCATTATTAGAAACGCGGCCAGCGGTGGGTTGGTTGGAAGCCCACAGTGAAAATTATTTCAGTGCGGGAGGGGCGACGCTGCGCTGGTTGACGCGACTACGTGAATTGTATCCTTTGAGTCTGCATGGGGTGGGTTTATCGTTGGGTTCAACGGATCAATTCGCCGTTTCTCATTTGGAAAAATTAAAACAATTAATCGCTCGTTTTGAGCCTGTATTGGTGTCAGAGCATTTGTCATGGTCATCTGTAAATCAGCGATTTTTTAACGAATTATTACCGCTACCTTATAATGAAAGCACATTAGCTTATTTAAGTCAGCGTATTGATCAAGTGCAGCATTATTTAGGGCGACAACTATTAATTGAAAATGTCTCCAGTTATATTCAATTTAAGGCTTCTACGATGCCTGAATGGGTTTTTATTCGGGAATTGGTGCAACGAACAGGTTGTGGTGTTTTATTAGATATTAATAACGTCTATGTCAATGCGTTTAATCATGGATTTAATCCAGAAACTTATTTAGCGGCAATACCTAGTGATGCGGTCAAAGAATTTCATTTGGTGGGATTTGAGAATCATCATGAATCATTACTGATTGATACCCATAGCCGAACCGTAGCTGATGGCGTTTGGGAATGGTATCAAAAGGCTTTAACTTATTTCGGTGATATACCAACTATTATCGAATGGGATAATGATATTCCTGAATTAAAACAATTAGTTAATGAAGCTGAAAAAGCAGATAATTATCGGAAAATTTATCATGAACGCACCCAGTGA
- a CDS encoding c-type cytochrome: MNRVANTLISGLLLTTALSGTAWADDAKKDAVEYRQSVYQVIKGNFAPMAQVVKGEASYDADSFTLRAERVAALSKMALEGFIPETDMLSMDVKTGAKPNIWEEWDDFKAKNAALATESEKLLEVAKTGDLDKIKAQFAETGKTCKSCHDKFREK, from the coding sequence ATGAATCGAGTGGCTAACACATTGATTTCTGGGCTATTATTAACAACTGCGCTGAGTGGCACCGCATGGGCAGATGATGCCAAAAAAGATGCTGTCGAATACCGCCAAAGTGTTTACCAAGTCATCAAAGGGAATTTTGCCCCGATGGCACAAGTGGTTAAAGGCGAAGCCAGTTATGACGCGGACAGCTTTACACTACGTGCCGAGCGCGTAGCCGCATTGAGCAAGATGGCTTTAGAAGGCTTTATTCCAGAAACCGACATGCTCAGTATGGACGTTAAAACGGGCGCAAAACCCAATATTTGGGAAGAATGGGACGATTTCAAAGCCAAAAATGCGGCTTTAGCCACTGAAAGCGAAAAATTATTAGAAGTCGCTAAAACAGGCGATTTAGACAAGATCAAAGCACAGTTTGCTGAAACAGGCAAAACTTGCAAATCTTGTCACGATAAATTCCGCGAGAAATAA
- a CDS encoding DUF1566 domain-containing protein: MPIAEGELTRLLERATVRFWVGKESVGTAFFITPDYLLTAYHCIGEYADRNELYISNSIYGKKRVRLEEDKCFRNEEIDIAVLKLWNEKPSSDYVPLGLVNILNLSQSVVALGYPQDNFMITEGKLLSFPEKHPNMFISDCLKGRGQSGGLVYHHESQRVVGLALRVCEEDYLLNSGYVGRFDELFRHWPQLRDLNAKTIQHWNNRLGLSDNSVVIKTVIKPSRWGFWLGFGLLSVLILNVAYWETKQPIIVVNNPEPSSILSQAKNQLDKAEKSLSLCQSDLTSYKNNYNGLQSRFKQQETALNTSKADLSACQNKLRSLQTELKVMEEKLVKAESKTSLIKDRYRDNGDGTVTDTKTDTKTNLQWMRCLIGQEWQNGRCQGEAQKMDWDEAQKLKISFAGHSGWRLPTIEELRSLVYCSSGKPAYFPNNGKKCESEYQRPTLVKEAFPDALAEHHFVWSSSPVAGNEGYAWYVGFKHGHGSSNYRNGYGHVRLVRGGQ, translated from the coding sequence ATGCCGATTGCAGAAGGGGAATTAACACGTCTTTTAGAGCGCGCCACGGTTAGATTTTGGGTAGGAAAAGAAAGTGTCGGGACGGCTTTTTTTATTACCCCTGATTATTTATTAACTGCCTATCATTGTATTGGGGAATATGCAGACAGAAATGAGCTTTATATTAGCAATAGTATTTATGGTAAAAAACGTGTCAGATTAGAAGAGGATAAATGTTTTAGAAATGAAGAAATTGATATTGCGGTTTTAAAATTGTGGAATGAAAAACCCAGTTCTGATTATGTGCCATTGGGTTTGGTGAATATTTTAAATCTTTCCCAATCGGTTGTTGCTTTGGGTTATCCGCAAGATAATTTTATGATTACTGAAGGGAAGCTATTAAGTTTTCCAGAAAAGCATCCAAATATGTTTATTTCGGATTGTTTAAAAGGGCGCGGACAAAGTGGTGGATTGGTTTATCATCATGAAAGTCAACGGGTTGTGGGTTTAGCTTTGCGGGTTTGTGAAGAGGATTATTTGTTAAATAGTGGTTATGTGGGGCGTTTTGATGAATTGTTTAGACATTGGCCACAATTACGTGATTTAAACGCAAAAACTATTCAACATTGGAATAATCGACTGGGTTTGTCTGATAATTCAGTGGTCATTAAAACGGTGATTAAACCTTCTCGCTGGGGATTTTGGCTGGGTTTTGGATTATTATCTGTGTTGATTTTAAATGTGGCTTATTGGGAAACTAAGCAGCCCATAATTGTTGTCAATAATCCAGAACCATCATCCATTTTATCTCAAGCTAAAAATCAACTTGATAAGGCTGAAAAATCATTGTCATTATGCCAATCGGATTTAACAAGCTATAAAAATAATTATAATGGCTTGCAATCTCGCTTTAAACAGCAAGAAACTGCGTTAAATACTTCAAAAGCGGATTTGTCTGCTTGCCAAAATAAGTTGCGAAGTTTGCAGACAGAATTAAAGGTAATGGAAGAAAAATTGGTAAAGGCTGAATCTAAAACATCTTTAATCAAAGACCGCTACCGCGACAACGGCGACGGCACTGTAACCGACACCAAAACCGACACCAAAACCAATCTCCAGTGGATGCGCTGCCTCATTGGACAAGAATGGCAAAATGGACGCTGTCAGGGAGAAGCACAGAAAATGGATTGGGATGAAGCACAGAAACTAAAGATTAGCTTTGCGGGACATAGTGGTTGGCGACTCCCGACGATTGAGGAACTGCGCAGCTTGGTTTACTGTAGCAGCGGAAAGCCTGCTTATTTTCCAAATAACGGCAAAAAGTGTGAGAGTGAGTATCAGCGTCCAACCTTAGTCAAAGAAGCATTTCCTGATGCGCTTGCTGAACACCACTTTGTTTGGTCTAGTTCCCCTGTTGCGGGCAACGAAGGCTACGCGTGGTACGTGGGTTTCAAGCATGGTCATGGCAGCAGCAACTATCGCAACGGCTATGGTCACGTTCGGTTGGTGCGCGGCGGACAGTGA
- a CDS encoding DUF3306 domain-containing protein codes for MTSDSFLQRWSKRKRAAQQLPTDSSETPPIIADTTKSPAQVTTTADTQEKPLTDADMPSLDSLTPQTDMQPFFSQGVSEELRREAFRALFKQAQFNQCDGMDIYARNYNDFKPLGDIIPHDMQRFFAREAQATAEAESAIPAPLPSETTTDTSTQPTIAPDEKSMK; via the coding sequence ATGACTTCAGATTCTTTTTTACAACGCTGGTCAAAGCGCAAACGCGCCGCGCAACAACTCCCTACGGATTCTTCTGAAACGCCGCCGATTATTGCGGATACGACGAAATCCCCAGCGCAAGTGACGACGACAGCAGACACGCAGGAAAAACCGCTCACAGACGCGGATATGCCGTCCCTAGACAGTTTAACGCCGCAAACCGATATGCAACCGTTTTTTTCGCAGGGAGTCAGTGAGGAATTGCGCCGCGAGGCATTTCGGGCGTTATTTAAACAAGCGCAGTTTAATCAGTGTGATGGAATGGATATTTATGCGAGAAATTATAACGATTTCAAACCATTAGGCGATATTATTCCACACGATATGCAACGATTTTTTGCCCGCGAAGCCCAAGCCACAGCCGAAGCAGAGTCAGCTATTCCTGCGCCTTTGCCTTCTGAAACCACTACGGACACCTCAACTCAGCCCACAATTGCTCCCGATGAAAAAAGTATGAAATGA
- a CDS encoding immunoglobulin domain-containing protein, producing the protein MINNVLTRWTTFVVGCIVGILAYSNAVAAPSHDNLDRATLINNLPFSERINVAAATLETGELKPSCSGDRVGGSVWYRYVTFEEREVTLDTIDSDYDTILSVWQGNTHPLSEVACNDDSAGSPQAQLSFTAKPNTVYFFNISSLPQDAGRNLVLNVAQAQQLTNDNFFSAVVIPASSSISYQRQQIVTAATLSPDEPRPSCDPDIESSVWYRYTPNQTQSLAIDTAGSNHDTSLTIWSGQSSPTREIACSRTNGLVSQAALRAELEGGVTYWLQVGGRYLPETGSGAILQLSLRIPVSNTNVDTARSVTEPLPYQVQLSSVGTDFSGISPRCALDELGHDVWFEYTPTVDQRNIRINTVGSRYDTLLAVWTMQDGKLTQLACNDNYVTDSFSQVTSQVTMSLTAKTRYYLQVAGVMGASGDLVLTVGEPGRRDFVITRSPVNQTIQYQETATLSVRIGPMAGISYVSEPLVYRWYQGKRGNTTRPVGENSPRFTTPALEKTTQYWVQVSNTTGVQSSEQVTITVEGGPVQRDFLITRQPANQTIQVNETATLSVRVGPATAQTQMSEPLSYRWYQGARGDTSTPVGEDSNNFVTPALTRTTTYWVQVSNETGSQNSSTALVTVEGELPPPPSNGTGVNTSLDILETTANFTGFFIKAADQQTAREVSQNETVEISFMINTDTRHVGELADVILVGIYRTQEGEGIYVFDAKNGTWPIWDITLEGLKPMQADVTLGANLAIPLFKGELQGLVGDFTFFIGYVLKSDGSLFFGTEPLTFTVTP; encoded by the coding sequence ACAACTTTTGTAGTCGGTTGTATTGTCGGGATTTTGGCTTACAGTAACGCTGTGGCCGCACCCAGTCATGACAATCTCGATCGCGCTACTTTAATCAATAACTTACCTTTTAGTGAACGTATTAATGTCGCCGCGGCCACCCTTGAGACCGGTGAATTAAAACCTTCTTGCTCTGGGGATCGCGTGGGGGGAAGTGTATGGTATCGTTATGTGACGTTTGAAGAGCGCGAAGTCACTTTAGACACAATTGATTCAGATTACGACACCATTTTATCGGTATGGCAAGGAAATACACACCCTTTGTCTGAGGTGGCGTGTAACGATGACAGTGCAGGTTCACCCCAAGCACAATTGAGCTTTACCGCTAAACCTAATACGGTTTATTTTTTTAATATCAGCAGCTTGCCACAAGATGCGGGTAGAAATTTGGTATTAAACGTGGCTCAAGCCCAACAGTTGACCAATGATAATTTTTTCTCTGCGGTGGTGATTCCTGCCAGTTCTAGCATTAGTTATCAACGCCAACAAATTGTCACAGCAGCCACATTAAGCCCAGATGAACCTCGTCCCAGTTGCGATCCAGACATTGAAAGCAGTGTATGGTATCGCTACACCCCAAACCAAACACAAAGTTTAGCCATTGACACCGCTGGCTCTAACCACGACACCAGTTTAACGATATGGAGTGGACAAAGTTCCCCAACACGAGAAATTGCTTGTAGTCGCACTAACGGTCTTGTTTCCCAAGCGGCGTTGCGGGCTGAATTAGAAGGCGGAGTCACTTACTGGTTACAAGTGGGTGGCCGCTATTTACCCGAAACGGGAAGCGGTGCTATTTTACAATTAAGTCTTAGAATTCCTGTTTCCAATACCAATGTGGATACGGCGCGTAGTGTCACAGAACCTTTGCCTTATCAAGTGCAATTAAGCAGTGTAGGGACAGATTTTAGTGGTATCTCTCCGCGTTGTGCGTTGGATGAGTTGGGGCATGATGTTTGGTTTGAATACACGCCAACGGTCGATCAGCGTAATATACGTATCAATACGGTAGGCTCTCGTTATGACACCTTGCTGGCCGTGTGGACGATGCAAGACGGAAAATTGACCCAATTGGCTTGTAATGACAATTATGTCACGGACAGCTTCAGTCAAGTGACCTCACAAGTCACCATGAGTCTCACGGCGAAAACCCGCTATTATTTGCAAGTGGCTGGAGTCATGGGTGCATCGGGAGACTTGGTATTGACGGTGGGAGAGCCGGGACGGCGCGATTTTGTTATCACTCGTTCGCCGGTCAATCAAACCATTCAATATCAAGAAACAGCGACTTTATCGGTGCGTATTGGCCCGATGGCGGGGATTAGTTACGTTTCTGAACCGTTGGTTTACCGTTGGTATCAAGGTAAACGCGGCAACACCACCCGTCCTGTGGGCGAAAATTCTCCCCGCTTCACAACCCCCGCTTTGGAAAAAACCACTCAATATTGGGTGCAAGTGAGCAATACAACTGGTGTACAAAGCAGTGAACAAGTGACCATTACTGTTGAAGGGGGTCCCGTTCAGCGTGATTTCCTGATCACGCGCCAACCCGCAAATCAAACCATTCAAGTCAATGAAACGGCTACCTTATCGGTGCGCGTGGGGCCTGCCACTGCGCAAACTCAAATGTCAGAACCATTAAGTTACCGTTGGTATCAGGGCGCAAGAGGTGATACATCAACTCCTGTTGGGGAAGACAGCAATAATTTTGTCACACCTGCTTTAACCCGCACCACAACCTATTGGGTACAAGTGAGCAATGAAACCGGCAGCCAAAACAGCAGTACCGCGCTGGTCACGGTCGAAGGCGAACTTCCTCCGCCACCAAGTAATGGCACGGGCGTGAATACATCCTTGGACATTTTGGAAACGACTGCAAATTTCACAGGCTTTTTTATCAAAGCCGCCGATCAGCAAACCGCACGCGAAGTATCTCAAAATGAAACCGTAGAAATATCCTTTATGATCAACACGGATACGCGCCATGTGGGCGAATTGGCCGACGTGATTTTAGTGGGCATTTACCGCACCCAAGAAGGGGAAGGCATTTACGTTTTTGATGCGAAAAATGGCACATGGCCGATTTGGGACATTACCTTAGAAGGGTTAAAACCCATGCAAGCCGATGTGACTTTAGGTGCTAATTTAGCGATTCCTTTATTTAAAGGGGAATTGCAAGGATTGGTGGGTGATTTTACTTTCTTTATTGGTTATGTTCTCAAGAGTGATGGTTCATTATTCTTTGGTACAGAGCCATTAACTTTTACCGTTACGCCTTAA